The window CTCCTAACTTTTATTTCTGCCCCTGGAGTTATCCCCAACAGGAATGATGGGACTGATTCCTATTGTTTGCAGGTAATAATACCTGCCAGGGCGAGTTGAGTTTTTGCTATGCGTCGGAGATGGTATCATAACCTTCCTTCATTTAATTGTTGACACAGAGCCAGAATCGGGCTATTTTTAGAGAATCAGTTGCTTTACCTGCAAAGTTTCTGTGTCCATAACGAACCGCTAGGATATTTTCCAATAGGGAAATTGATATTCGTGACCATTCGCCAATGCTAACTGTTTTGAAGTATTTCGTCAATCTTGGCGTCAAAGAGGGCTATTCCATTGAGGAACAGCACATGGTCCGCCATTGCAATGTGCTGACGACCGTAACCACCTTGATCTATCTGTGGTATGTCCTTTACGGGATCTACATCAGCAGTCTGTTTACTTCTGTGTTTGCAGCTGTCATGTCCGTATTGATTGGCGTGGTTTTTTGGCTCAACAGCATTTACATGCATGGCCCTTCAAAGGTACTGGCCGCGGTGGTTTCCAATTTTAGCGTCTGGTTTGCCTACCACGTGTTTCCGATCAATGAAGCAATTCTGTCAACGTTCGTGCCAATTGTTGCGAGTTACATTTATCTCTATGACCCTCAGAAGGAGCGGATCTATATGCTATCTGCCTTCGGGATAGCGGCAATGACCATCGTTGCCTGTTTTGTTGTGCCCAGACATTCCCTGCAATTCGTTTATTTATCTCCGGAGGTGGTAGCGATGAGCAATGCTACCCATGTACCCATTTCTCTGGGACTGATGATGGTGTTACTCGTTGCCGTCATCTTTACGAAGAATTCTATCAATGATTCTCTGAAAAGTGAAACGATAAGAGCTCAAGAGGCACTGGATCAACTGATGAAAGCACAGGATAGAGTAGTGGATTCCGAAAAGATGGCCATGCTCGGATTCTTATCGGCAGGTTTGAACCATGAGATCAATAACCCGCTGAATTATATGTTTGGCTCTTTGGATCAACTGGAAAAAGCTTGTGATGATGATGACAAACGTGCTTCATTCAAAGTGATCAGGGAAGGTATGAATCGGATCAATGAAATTGTGAGCAGCTTACGGAACTTTACGCATCAATCAGATTACATGGATCATGATTGTGATATCAATGCTATCCTTGATACCTGCAGCACCATGGTACGGTCAAAACACCAGCATGACATGGCCTTATTGAAGGATTATGAAAAAGGATCCACCGTTGTAAAGGGGAATTCCGGAAGGTTACATCAGCTGTTTCTCAACTTGTTGATCAATGCCACGCAAGCGATTAGTAAAGGAGGGATCATATCGGTCAAAACCAGATTGGTACAAGATGCGATCCAAGTGAATATTGTTGATAATGGCAAAGGCATCGACTCAAAAGACTTACCCTATGTATTTGATCCTTTTTACACGACCAAATTTCCCGGAGAGGGCACCGGCTTAGGATTGGCCATTGCAAAAACCATTGTCACAGAGCATCAGGGAGAGATGGACATAGCTGCTAATGAAGCAGCTGGGATCACCGTTCAAATAACTTTGCCAGTTGAAGGACAAACGTAATCAAATGATTGAATCTGCAATCAATTGCGCGATACTGATTACTTCGAGAAAGTCATCCTGTATTTTCTCAACGTTACAATGTGTATCGGTACAGATCACCTTAGTGATCAATCCGCAATTACGGAGTTTTTCGATCCCATGGCTTACAAATAGCCCGTGCGAAGTAATGACATAGATGGCTTTTGCCCCACCTTCGTGATAGGTTTTTGCGGCGTTAATGATGCTACTTCCGGAACGGATCATGTCATCGTAAATAATGACTGTTTTTTCGGCTACATCTGCATTTACGGCACTGATCTCAGTGTGTCCATCAGCAATCCGTCTTTTTAGAATAAATGCAGCACCCACATTCATGTCATTGGCCAGAGATTCTACCCATTTGGCGCGACCAGCATCAGTGGAAGCCAGGATAAAGTCATCGCCTCCGTATTTTCTACATGCGTCAATAATGATGGGCTTGCAATAGATATGTTTAGGGTGCAGGTTCTGCTCGAAATAGTGCGGAATGCCTTCCGTATGCAGATCAAACAGGTAGATCTTGTTGCCTTTATGGCTTTGTGGGATTGCTGAGAACAGGCGTGCTCTAGTTTTTGCGGTGACAATCTCTCTCGGCTTCACAGCGCGTTCCATCGTCGAATAGCCAAAGTAGGGGACAACCAGACTTAGTGACTCAACTCCGTAAGAGACAAGGGCAGAAGCCAGGTCGAATAATTCCAGTGTAGCAGATTCATGTACCGTTCCTCCTAATAGGATCACTTCCCGGTTCTCAACCTCAGACACAATTCGTTGATAGTGTTCTCCGTCAGAAAAGAAGCTTGATTCCACCACACCCTCTTCGAAAGGGGTGATATCGAGTAATTTCTTAGCGAGGGATTTGTAGTCTGAAGTAGAAAAAAGGAGTTTGTTCATCGGTCAATAAGGGGAATGCTTATTGGTGGCGAACTTACAACTTTGTGCGTAATTGCTGGTCTATTATTCCTTGAACAAAATATAGTCAGCGGGTACATGATCTGTGAGCCAGACGTTATTTTTAGATAGTAAGAATTCATGCCCTGCCTGGTGCATCTGTCCTGTTGCGATAGTCAGAATTACTGGCTTTCCTCTCCGGC of the Cytophagales bacterium genome contains:
- the prs gene encoding ribose-phosphate diphosphokinase, with the translated sequence MNKLLFSTSDYKSLAKKLLDITPFEEGVVESSFFSDGEHYQRIVSEVENREVILLGGTVHESATLELFDLASALVSYGVESLSLVVPYFGYSTMERAVKPREIVTAKTRARLFSAIPQSHKGNKIYLFDLHTEGIPHYFEQNLHPKHIYCKPIIIDACRKYGGDDFILASTDAGRAKWVESLANDMNVGAAFILKRRIADGHTEISAVNADVAEKTVIIYDDMIRSGSSIINAAKTYHEGGAKAIYVITSHGLFVSHGIEKLRNCGLITKVICTDTHCNVEKIQDDFLEVISIAQLIADSII
- a CDS encoding HAMP domain-containing sensor histidine kinase, whose product is MLTVLKYFVNLGVKEGYSIEEQHMVRHCNVLTTVTTLIYLWYVLYGIYISSLFTSVFAAVMSVLIGVVFWLNSIYMHGPSKVLAAVVSNFSVWFAYHVFPINEAILSTFVPIVASYIYLYDPQKERIYMLSAFGIAAMTIVACFVVPRHSLQFVYLSPEVVAMSNATHVPISLGLMMVLLVAVIFTKNSINDSLKSETIRAQEALDQLMKAQDRVVDSEKMAMLGFLSAGLNHEINNPLNYMFGSLDQLEKACDDDDKRASFKVIREGMNRINEIVSSLRNFTHQSDYMDHDCDINAILDTCSTMVRSKHQHDMALLKDYEKGSTVVKGNSGRLHQLFLNLLINATQAISKGGIISVKTRLVQDAIQVNIVDNGKGIDSKDLPYVFDPFYTTKFPGEGTGLGLAIAKTIVTEHQGEMDIAANEAAGITVQITLPVEGQT